CATAATGGCCTTCGCCTTCTGCCGGAAGAAGCCGGTGGGCCGGATGAGGGCTTCCAGCTCCCGGGGGTCGGCGGCGGCGAAGTCCGCCGGCGTCCGGTAGCGCTGGAAGAGGAGCGGGGTCACCTGGTTGACCCTGGCGTCCGTGCACTGCGCGGAGAGGATGGTGGCCACCAAGAGCTGGAAGGCGTTCTCATGGCGCAGGGGGATGCGTGCCTGGGGATAGTGCTGCCGCAACCTGGCAGCGATCTTCCGCGCCCGGGCGCGTGCGGCTGGGAGAGCCTCGCGGGTGGGCAGACGAAGGGGTTCGGGCACGGCTCTATGCTACTCCGGGGGAGGGGGGACGGCAAAGGAGCAGGGATCCCGGAAGTCGACGGGCAAAATCCTTACCATGATGTCCCGCATCGAGCAGGCTCGCAGGCGGCTGGAGGCCGAAGGAGGCGGCGTGCTGGTGCTCCCTCCGGGCGACGATCTCTTCTACCTCCTGGGCTACACTCCTCATCCCGACGAACGTCCCTGCTACCTCTTCCTCAGTCCGGAAGAGGTGCTCTTCCTGGTGCCAGAGCTGAATGCCGCCGAGGCGGCCCCGCACGTGCCGTTCCCCACCATCACCTACGCCGACGCCCAGGGTCCCCGCGCCGCGCTGCGGGAGGCGCACAGGCGTCTGGGCGCGCCGCCGCTGGTCGCCGTCGGGGATACCATGCGCGCTGACGCCCTGCTGCTGCTCCAGGAGCTGTGGCCCCAGGCCCGCTTCATCCCCGGGGGGCGGGTGATGGCTCCCCTGCGCATGGTCAAGTCGGCGCAAGAGATCGCCGCATTGCACCGGGCCGCCGCCACGGCGGACGCGGCCGTAGAGGCCGTCTTCACGGCTGCCGGCCCTGGCATGCGGGAAGCCGACCTGAAGCGGGTGGCTGAGGATGCGTTTTACGCCGCAGGAGCGCAGGAAGTGCCTTTCGCCATCATCGCGGCGGGAGCCAACTCTGCCTTTCCGCACCACTCCACCTCAACCGCCGTGGGCAGGGCAGGAGACCCAATCCTGGTGGACCTGGGGAGCCGGGTGGACGGGTACATGTCCGACATCACGCGGATGGCCTTTCTGGGGCCACCCTCCGCGCGCTACCGGGAGATTCACATGCTGGTGGAGGAGGCCGTGCGCGCCGCCCTGGAGGCGATCCGGCCGGGAGTCCCCATCCGCGAGGTGGACCTGGCAGCGCGGCGGGTGATCGAGCGGGCCGGCTACGGGGACCGCTTTACGCACCGCACCGGCCACGGCATCGGCGTATCCGTGCACGAAGCACCGTCTGTCACCTGCACGAACGAGCAGGCCCTGGAGGCGGGGATGACCTTCAGCGTGGAGCCGGGGATCTACCTTCCCGGGGAGTTCGGCGTACGGCTGGAGGAGATTGTCGTGGTCACCGCCCAGGGCCCGCAGATCCTGAGCCGCCTGCCCCGGGAAGTGCGGGTCCTCTAGGGTGGTGGCTGCCGCGGAGGATCAGGAACCGAATGTGCGGCGTCATCACCGGCGCCGTCTACGTGGGACCGCGGTTGGCCGCCCGCCCGTCTCCACCGCACCGATGCTGCGCAGCAGCAGGGAGCGCAACGCGGGGAGCCGCGTGCGGAGGTCCTCCCCCTCCCCCACCAGCCACTGCGTAATCACCTCGACCAGGGCGCCGAACCAGGCCCGGGCCGCCAGGGCGGTGTCCTGCGGGGGAATAGATCCCTCGGCCACGGCACGGTCCAGGTGCCGCTGAATCACAGCGGCAAACCGGCGGTGGATCTCCAGTCGCTTCTGCTCCAGCTCCGGCCCCAGGCCCACTGCCTCCACCAGCAGAATTCGGGCCAGCTCCCGCTGTTGGGCGGCGGTCTCCAGAACCACCCGCAGCGCCGCCTCCACCTTGGCCAGCGCTCCCCGTTGCGCGGCGATAGCCTCCTCCACGCTCTGCTCCACCATCCCTGCCAGCGTCTCCATCAGGGTGACGAAGATCCCCCGTTTGCTGGAGAAGTAGTGGTAAAACGCACCTTTGGAAGTGCCGGAGGCGGTTACGATGTCGTCCACACCGGCGCCGTGGTACCCCTTGGTGGCGAAGACATCGATGGCCGCAGCCAGCAGGCGGTCGCGCGTGGCGCTCTCTGCGGTGGAGCCGGCCAGGAGTCACCCTCCGGGGCAAATCAGGTGTAGACCGACGCGTCGGTCTCGACCAGACGATACTAGAGGAGAGAGGGGCCGGTCAACTTCACCGCGCAGGCACGGCGTCTGCGAGCGGACGACCGGCAGGCCGCACAGACGCCCGGCGGAACGCTGGAGGGAGGGGGTGACGGGCCGTAGAAGGGCAGGGAATGATTGCTGCGGCGGACGCGATCCGCGCGCGCCCAGGAGGCGTTATGGGGAGACTGGCAGTTGTGGCCATCGGCGGCAACTCGTTGAT
The genomic region above belongs to Armatimonadota bacterium and contains:
- a CDS encoding Xaa-Pro peptidase family protein — protein: MMSRIEQARRRLEAEGGGVLVLPPGDDLFYLLGYTPHPDERPCYLFLSPEEVLFLVPELNAAEAAPHVPFPTITYADAQGPRAALREAHRRLGAPPLVAVGDTMRADALLLLQELWPQARFIPGGRVMAPLRMVKSAQEIAALHRAAATADAAVEAVFTAAGPGMREADLKRVAEDAFYAAGAQEVPFAIIAAGANSAFPHHSTSTAVGRAGDPILVDLGSRVDGYMSDITRMAFLGPPSARYREIHMLVEEAVRAALEAIRPGVPIREVDLAARRVIERAGYGDRFTHRTGHGIGVSVHEAPSVTCTNEQALEAGMTFSVEPGIYLPGEFGVRLEEIVVVTAQGPQILSRLPREVRVL
- a CDS encoding TetR/AcrR family transcriptional regulator, with the translated sequence MAGSTAESATRDRLLAAAIDVFATKGYHGAGVDDIVTASGTSKGAFYHYFSSKRGIFVTLMETLAGMVEQSVEEAIAAQRGALAKVEAALRVVLETAAQQRELARILLVEAVGLGPELEQKRLEIHRRFAAVIQRHLDRAVAEGSIPPQDTALAARAWFGALVEVITQWLVGEGEDLRTRLPALRSLLLRSIGAVETGGRPTAVPRRRRR